Proteins from a single region of Desulfobacter postgatei 2ac9:
- the ltrA gene encoding group II intron reverse transcriptase/maturase gives MLREKYKRRTRKYESTDAGHRGGATRSSDEDSVMELERRGSIDQLEVKKTTGNRRIGLNQAKPFCIPKLEVMEAYERVKANKGAAGVDGQSIEEFESNLKDNLYKLWNRMSSGSYFPPPVMRVEIPKGDGRMRPLGIPTVSDRIAQQIVKQQLEPELEKHFHPDSYGYRPEKSALDAVGKARENCWKYDWVLDLDIKGFFDNIDHDLLMKAVRYHTDDRWVLLYIERWLKAPVMMTDHTLFHPKKGTPQGGVISPLLANLFLHYAFDNWMERQCPATPFERYADDAVCHCKSLAQAEYLLRKLNERMENVGLELHPEKTKIVYCKDTDRQKDYALTSFDFLGYTFRARKSKNRWGKFFINFSPAVSNKAAKAIRQTSRKWNWPRRSDKSLEDLAHMFNPVIQGWINYYGRFYKSALYPALRCLDRRLVIWATRKYKRFRGHRRRASQWLARIARRQPNLFAHWRLLYA, from the coding sequence ATGCTAAGGGAGAAATACAAGCGGAGGACCCGTAAGTATGAGAGTACCGATGCAGGGCACAGGGGCGGAGCGACCCGTAGTAGTGATGAAGATTCTGTAATGGAATTGGAGCGAAGGGGAAGCATTGACCAGCTTGAAGTAAAGAAAACAACTGGAAACAGGAGGATTGGATTGAACCAAGCAAAGCCGTTTTGTATTCCTAAACTTGAGGTTATGGAGGCATATGAACGGGTTAAAGCCAACAAAGGGGCTGCCGGTGTAGACGGACAGTCAATCGAAGAGTTTGAGTCTAACTTAAAGGACAATCTTTACAAGCTCTGGAATCGGATGTCCTCCGGCAGTTATTTCCCTCCTCCGGTAATGAGGGTGGAAATACCCAAGGGAGACGGTCGAATGAGGCCGTTGGGAATACCGACAGTGTCGGACAGAATCGCTCAGCAGATAGTCAAACAGCAATTGGAGCCGGAATTGGAAAAACATTTTCATCCGGATTCGTATGGCTATCGACCGGAGAAATCTGCTTTGGATGCAGTTGGGAAAGCCCGGGAGAATTGCTGGAAATATGACTGGGTATTGGATCTTGATATTAAAGGATTTTTCGATAATATTGACCATGATCTTTTGATGAAAGCAGTTCGGTATCACACGGATGACAGATGGGTGCTTCTGTATATAGAACGGTGGCTGAAAGCCCCTGTGATGATGACAGACCACACACTATTCCATCCAAAGAAGGGAACCCCGCAAGGAGGTGTTATCAGTCCCTTGCTGGCCAATCTCTTTTTGCATTATGCATTTGACAACTGGATGGAAAGGCAGTGCCCGGCCACACCGTTTGAGCGTTATGCGGATGATGCAGTGTGCCATTGTAAAAGCCTTGCCCAGGCTGAATATTTGCTTAGAAAGCTGAATGAGCGAATGGAGAATGTGGGACTGGAATTACATCCGGAGAAGACGAAAATAGTCTACTGCAAGGATACAGACCGGCAAAAGGATTATGCCCTGACAAGTTTTGATTTTCTGGGTTATACATTTCGTGCTCGGAAATCAAAGAACCGATGGGGAAAATTCTTCATTAATTTTTCTCCTGCTGTCAGCAATAAAGCAGCAAAAGCAATTCGGCAAACCTCACGAAAGTGGAATTGGCCCAGGCGCAGTGACAAGAGCCTGGAAGATTTAGCCCACATGTTCAATCCTGTCATTCAAGGTTGGATTAACTACTATGGCAGGTTTTATAAATCTGCACTCTACCCGGCCTTAAGGTGCCTGGATCGCCGGTTGGTGATTTGGGCAACAAGGAAATACAAACGTTTTAGGGGACATCGACGAAGGGCAAGTCAGTGGCTGGCTCGAATTGCACGAAGACAGCCAAATTTGTTTGCCCATTGGAGACTACTCTATGCATAG